A single genomic interval of Bacillota bacterium harbors:
- a CDS encoding 2-oxoacid:acceptor oxidoreductase family protein gives MGEGNLTEIRWHARGGQGAVTAAKLLAETALSQGQYFQAFPEYGPERMGAPILAFTRISSEPIHIRSSITNPDIAVVLDPTLLSTVDVTVGMGEDGILIINTDEEPADIRKAMKLKGCKVFTVNATRIAQETIGRPIPNTPMMGALVKVTDMMPLKSLTDYIRKSFGKKFAAEIIEGNIAAVKRAYAEVKAE, from the coding sequence ATGGGAGAAGGTAATCTTACCGAGATTCGCTGGCATGCAAGGGGTGGCCAAGGTGCGGTTACGGCTGCAAAACTTTTGGCTGAGACCGCTCTTTCGCAGGGCCAGTATTTTCAGGCTTTTCCGGAATATGGTCCGGAAAGGATGGGTGCTCCGATTCTAGCATTTACCAGGATTAGCAGCGAGCCCATCCATATTAGAAGCAGCATTACAAATCCAGATATAGCAGTAGTCCTTGACCCTACGCTTTTAAGTACAGTCGATGTTACTGTGGGGATGGGAGAGGATGGTATTTTAATCATCAATACCGATGAAGAGCCCGCTGATATCCGCAAGGCAATGAAACTTAAAGGGTGTAAGGTATTTACTGTTAACGCGACGAGGATTGCACAAGAGACTATTGGTCGACCGATACCCAATACGCCCATGATGGGCGCGCTTGTAAAAGTCACGGACATGATGCCCTTAAAGAGCCTAACCGATTACATCCGCAAATCCTTTGGCAAGAAATTTGCGGCCGAAATCATTGAGGGTAACATAGCGGCAGTTAAGCGTGCCTACGCGGAGGTGAAGGCGGAATAA
- the dnaX gene encoding DNA polymerase III subunit gamma/tau produces MAYLSLYRKWRPQTFDDIAGQPHVVQTLKNAIDKGRISHAYLFTGPRGTGKTSTARILAKAINCEKGPTPTPCNRCESCKSVNDGSSIDVLELDAASNRKVDEIRDLLEKIPYSSTQGGKKVYIIDEVHMLTPESFNTLLKTLEEPPEHVIFVLATTEPHKVLPTILSRCQRFDFRRISVADIKARLGLVAEAEKIDIDEAALSLIAYHSQGSLRDALGALEQLSSYSKETITLHHATSLLGLTDSELLLNFTDILADAKLAEGILFIDELIEKGVDLRQFIQDMLSHLRNLLLIQNAPGIRVGGIIDEFAQKFNEQAAKVPGKSLMFFINTLSDVYAQARWATDIRLLFEIALFKMANASDNISMEGILYRIERLESILLNGTNLPTAKVDETKDEAKDKVRVEKSQKAKKQAEAAASGEATVSRPGLDSAVPKIGGDVTFEMIKKSWPQVLKLIKDKKPSRYGFYAAAKLRHLKDGKLIIALKEGDKVFVESAENLKLLQSALKIATGYNIPVTCELDREAVKTVAVTDSQEDEESLLAADDYIKLVQDTFGAKIVEDISINQIKDQEDK; encoded by the coding sequence TTGGCTTACTTATCGCTTTATCGCAAATGGAGACCCCAGACCTTCGATGATATTGCCGGCCAACCACATGTCGTCCAGACTTTGAAAAATGCCATCGACAAGGGAAGAATATCTCATGCCTACCTCTTCACCGGGCCTCGTGGTACCGGGAAGACGTCTACCGCAAGGATATTAGCTAAAGCAATAAATTGCGAGAAGGGCCCGACGCCTACACCGTGCAATCGGTGTGAGTCATGCAAGTCGGTAAACGATGGAAGCTCAATAGATGTGCTTGAACTCGATGCCGCTTCAAACCGCAAAGTAGACGAAATACGCGACTTGCTCGAAAAGATACCATACAGCTCGACTCAGGGCGGCAAAAAAGTCTATATCATAGATGAGGTTCATATGCTTACTCCCGAGTCGTTTAACACACTACTTAAGACGCTTGAGGAACCACCAGAACATGTCATCTTTGTGCTCGCAACAACAGAGCCCCATAAAGTGCTACCTACAATTCTCTCAAGGTGCCAGCGTTTTGATTTCAGGCGTATATCTGTTGCGGATATCAAGGCCCGGCTAGGCCTGGTTGCCGAGGCCGAGAAGATAGATATTGATGAAGCCGCACTCTCTTTAATTGCTTATCATTCACAGGGGTCTCTTCGCGATGCGCTTGGAGCGCTGGAGCAGCTATCCTCTTACTCAAAAGAGACAATAACTTTACACCATGCTACCTCACTTCTAGGGCTGACTGACAGCGAGCTTCTGTTGAACTTCACGGATATACTGGCCGATGCAAAACTTGCCGAGGGGATATTATTTATAGATGAGCTAATCGAGAAGGGTGTAGACCTTCGCCAGTTTATTCAGGATATGCTAAGCCACCTCCGAAACCTTCTTCTAATTCAGAATGCGCCTGGCATTAGGGTAGGCGGTATCATTGATGAGTTTGCACAGAAATTTAACGAGCAGGCAGCAAAGGTCCCTGGCAAGTCACTTATGTTTTTTATAAACACACTAAGCGATGTGTATGCTCAAGCTAGGTGGGCTACCGATATTAGGCTGCTCTTTGAAATTGCGTTGTTTAAGATGGCCAATGCAAGCGACAACATATCGATGGAGGGAATACTCTACAGGATAGAAAGGCTTGAGAGTATTCTTTTAAATGGGACAAATTTGCCGACCGCAAAAGTAGACGAGACAAAAGATGAGGCAAAAGATAAGGTAAGGGTAGAAAAATCCCAAAAAGCTAAAAAACAAGCAGAGGCTGCAGCTTCTGGGGAGGCGACGGTGTCACGGCCTGGTTTGGATTCGGCAGTCCCAAAAATTGGCGGCGACGTAACATTTGAGATGATTAAAAAGTCCTGGCCGCAAGTGTTGAAACTTATAAAAGATAAGAAACCCTCAAGATATGGTTTCTATGCTGCAGCCAAGTTGCGCCACTTAAAGGATGGCAAACTTATAATCGCGCTTAAAGAGGGGGATAAAGTATTTGTTGAGAGCGCGGAGAACTTAAAATTACTGCAGAGCGCGTTAAAGATTGCAACGGGCTACAATATTCCGGTCACGTGCGAACTTGACCGGGAGGCAGTTAAAACCGTGGCAGTGACGGATTCGCAGGAGGATGAGGAAAGTTTGCTTGCCGCCGACGACTACATCAAATTGGTTCAAGATACATTTGGTGCTAAGATAGTTGAGGATATTTCCATTAACCAGATTAAAGATCAGGAGGATAAATAA
- the porA gene encoding pyruvate ferredoxin oxidoreductase produces the protein MTGNAGCALAMKQINPDVVAAYPITPQTTIVEEFASYVANGVVDTEYVNVESEHSAMSACIGASAAGARVMTTTSSQGLALMWEELSIASAMRLPIVMHNVNRALSGPINIHCDHSDSMGARDMGWVQIFGENAQEAYDNTIIAVRVAEHEKVLLPVMILHDGFITSHAIDRFDVLEDDVVKEFVGEYKPKQALLDIDNPKTFGPFAMPAYYFEQRRQLRAAFDGAKDIVLKVSKEYGRLTGRKYGLFEEYKLDDARIAIVVMGSTAGTTRYVIDQARAKGVKVGMLKLRLFRPFPAAEIAEALSHLKAVAVMDRADSIGALGGPVYMEVKAALYNHKKRPHVQGYVYGLGGRDTGPDQIETVINDLRQVARGAEAPREQVTFLGVKE, from the coding sequence ATGACCGGTAATGCGGGCTGTGCGCTTGCTATGAAACAGATTAACCCGGATGTCGTTGCAGCATACCCAATCACGCCGCAGACAACAATTGTTGAGGAATTTGCCAGTTATGTGGCAAACGGCGTTGTAGATACCGAATATGTCAACGTGGAATCCGAGCATAGCGCGATGAGTGCCTGTATCGGTGCATCGGCTGCCGGTGCGCGTGTCATGACGACGACTTCGTCTCAGGGTCTCGCACTTATGTGGGAGGAGCTCTCCATCGCATCTGCAATGCGACTGCCCATTGTCATGCATAACGTAAACCGTGCACTATCTGGACCGATTAACATCCACTGCGATCACTCCGACTCAATGGGTGCACGTGACATGGGCTGGGTGCAGATTTTTGGTGAAAACGCGCAAGAGGCATACGACAACACGATTATCGCAGTAAGAGTTGCTGAGCATGAAAAGGTTCTCCTTCCCGTTATGATTTTGCACGATGGTTTTATTACCAGCCATGCGATTGACCGCTTTGATGTTCTGGAGGATGATGTAGTTAAGGAGTTTGTTGGCGAGTACAAGCCAAAGCAGGCTCTTCTTGATATTGATAACCCCAAAACCTTCGGTCCGTTTGCAATGCCAGCTTACTACTTCGAGCAGAGAAGGCAACTTCGTGCCGCTTTTGATGGAGCAAAGGATATTGTGCTGAAGGTTTCTAAAGAATACGGCAGGCTAACAGGACGAAAGTACGGTCTTTTTGAAGAATACAAACTAGACGATGCCCGTATCGCCATTGTAGTTATGGGCTCGACTGCCGGAACTACAAGGTATGTTATCGACCAGGCAAGAGCAAAAGGCGTAAAAGTCGGTATGTTAAAACTCAGGCTCTTTAGGCCTTTCCCGGCAGCAGAGATCGCAGAAGCCCTGTCTCATCTTAAGGCAGTAGCGGTTATGGATCGTGCAGATTCAATTGGTGCACTTGGCGGCCCGGTATATATGGAGGTAAAGGCCGCTCTGTACAACCACAAGAAACGCCCGCATGTTCAGGGCTATGTATACGGACTTGGTGGTAGAGACACCGGCCCAGACCAAATTGAGACGGTAATCAACGATCTCAGACAGGTCGCAAGGGGTGCGGAGGCACCGCGTGAGCAAGTTACATTCCTGGGAGTAAAGGAGTAG
- a CDS encoding 4Fe-4S binding protein yields MKWDIRDIDNWGWKKVPMGATIQEAGNAAYYRTGGWRTDKPVLDKEKCTNCLICWINCPDSSIMVNDAKMEGFDYDHCKGCGICAKVCAPKAIEMQPEGGEE; encoded by the coding sequence ATGAAGTGGGACATTAGAGATATAGATAACTGGGGCTGGAAGAAGGTTCCGATGGGTGCCACCATCCAAGAGGCTGGAAACGCCGCTTACTACAGAACCGGCGGCTGGCGTACAGACAAGCCAGTACTAGATAAAGAGAAATGCACAAACTGCCTCATCTGCTGGATCAACTGCCCCGACTCATCCATCATGGTCAACGATGCCAAGATGGAAGGCTTTGATTATGACCACTGCAAGGGTTGCGGTATCTGCGCCAAGGTGTGTGCACCGAAGGCAATTGAGATGCAGCCGGAAGGGGGCGAGGAATAG
- the serS gene encoding serine--tRNA ligase, protein MLDVKWVRDHLDEVQQALEKRNAKIDLSRFKELDSNRRKIIAEVERLKNRRNVVSGEIAKLKKAGESAEDKVAAMRELGEEIRNLDAKLSEIERDLNLLMLDIPNIPHSSVPVGPDESANVVVREWGEKPKFDFEPRPHWDLGIDLGILDFERAAKIARARFVLYWDLGARLERSLLNFMLDLHTKEHGYTEVFPPILVNSASLTGTGQLPKFAEDLFKIEGEDLYLIPTAEVPVTNIHRDETLSADDLPRYYCAYTPCFRSEAGAYGKDTRGLIRHHQFNKVELVKFVHPERSYEELEKLTANAEAVLQRLGIHYRVVALATGDLGFSSAKTYDLEVWLPGFGGYKEISSCSNFEDFQARRANIKFKESPKAKPQFVHTLNGSGLAIGRTVAAVLENYQQADGTVKIPEALKDYMGGAEVITPKKF, encoded by the coding sequence ATGCTTGATGTAAAATGGGTTCGCGACCACCTGGACGAGGTCCAGCAGGCGTTGGAGAAACGCAACGCCAAAATAGACTTATCGCGGTTTAAAGAGCTCGATTCGAACCGACGTAAAATAATTGCTGAGGTGGAGCGGCTCAAAAATAGGAGAAACGTTGTCTCGGGTGAAATCGCAAAACTAAAAAAGGCCGGAGAGAGTGCTGAAGATAAGGTTGCGGCAATGCGCGAGCTCGGTGAGGAGATCAGAAATCTCGACGCAAAACTCTCGGAAATCGAGCGCGATTTAAACCTGCTTATGCTTGATATTCCCAATATCCCGCACAGTAGCGTTCCCGTGGGTCCGGATGAAAGTGCAAACGTTGTTGTGCGCGAATGGGGCGAGAAGCCGAAGTTTGATTTTGAGCCTCGGCCCCACTGGGATTTGGGGATAGATCTTGGCATTCTTGATTTTGAGCGGGCGGCAAAGATCGCCAGAGCCCGTTTTGTCCTTTACTGGGATTTAGGTGCTCGTCTTGAGCGATCCCTCTTAAACTTTATGCTTGACCTTCATACGAAAGAGCACGGCTATACAGAAGTCTTTCCGCCGATTCTAGTAAACAGCGCGAGCTTGACCGGCACAGGACAACTGCCAAAATTTGCTGAGGACCTGTTTAAAATTGAGGGCGAGGACCTTTACCTGATACCGACGGCTGAGGTCCCCGTTACCAATATCCACCGGGACGAGACGCTATCGGCTGATGACTTGCCGCGCTATTACTGTGCTTACACGCCATGCTTTAGAAGCGAAGCGGGGGCATACGGAAAAGATACGAGGGGACTTATACGCCATCATCAGTTCAATAAGGTGGAGCTTGTAAAATTCGTCCACCCCGAAAGGTCTTATGAGGAGCTTGAAAAGCTTACTGCAAATGCCGAGGCGGTTTTGCAGAGACTTGGGATACACTACCGTGTGGTTGCTTTGGCCACCGGGGACCTTGGGTTTTCCTCTGCAAAAACATACGACCTGGAGGTTTGGCTACCAGGCTTTGGCGGCTACAAGGAGATATCATCCTGCTCAAATTTTGAGGACTTTCAGGCGCGCCGCGCCAACATAAAGTTTAAAGAAAGCCCGAAGGCAAAGCCACAGTTCGTGCACACGTTAAACGGCTCAGGACTTGCAATCGGCAGAACTGTCGCGGCGGTACTTGAGAATTATCAGCAAGCCGACGGCACGGTTAAGATACCGGAGGCATTAAAGGACTACATGGGTGGAGCTGAGGTCATAACGCCTAAGAAGTTCTAA
- a CDS encoding PAS domain S-box protein → MDNIDRKVMDAQNSAQQEKFKEAATMRNLDKVIETIPDGIVTVDINGRFTFANAAAEKILGVERSKIIGRAYDDPPWKITAIDDKPLPSEKLPVARVFDTGRPIYNIELEIEHLNGKKIAISVNVAPLCDEQGNLTGAVLSFTDITRQKKVEAALRASEKMYRSLIDNAGDAIFTIDLEGNFIGANKAAEELTGYTKDELLKMRFPQLCPKSQVERIIAGFKQAVKVGSWSLTDISILRKDGKTIPVDLTGKLIELDGKKIAEAIVRDVSACRRVEESLKENEARFRKVFDEGPIGMAITGHDFKFLRVNPRLCEMTGYTEEELTKMTFADITYPEDIDTDVQLARKLFKGEVPFFNIEKRYVKKSGEIFWISLSASLIRDEQGNPLYGLGMIEDISERKKAEEALRSSEAKYRMLVEQIPAVTYIASIDGSNTTLYISPKIESLLGYEPNEFIENPDFWANRIHPDDRERVVAKVGRAHANCTPLAIEYRMIASNGRVVWFRDEALLVRDESGKPLFYQGIMTDITDRKRIEEALRESEERYRTLFEAATDAIFILDIGGERPGRIVAANQAAADMHGMTIDEILKMHITDLDTPETARHSRERVERILAGETIRFEGEHRRKDGTVFPVEVHASLVEFGGRKYIQAFDRDITESKRAKELSDALNYINEAINSTLDFDEVMRRVVIESTQAIGSEAAAIIMHEGDRWVAKYVFGFPPSIIGMRFTDNEARALVLAAKTRRLVAANDAQHDARVNGEEMEKYGIRSLLSIPLIVKNEVIGVLSFYYRSKSVVFSEIQIDFATKLATSISLALENVRLYEAQHKIADTLQESLLIMPEHIEGVSFGYLYRSATEAAKVGGDFYDIFEIEHGKIGIIIGDVSGKGIEATALTSLVKNTIKAHAYEDRLPALVIAKTNDLVVKSSPPSVFVTVVFSILDTDTGKLTYCNAGHPPAIIKRRSGKVELLDKHSPIIGAFPKLHYRSGKVTLESGDILLLYTDGLIEARCNGGFYGEKRLVEFVQGLKSVQAGELPQKIFDKAMECTGSKLSDDVAILAVSI, encoded by the coding sequence ATGGACAATATAGATAGAAAAGTTATGGATGCGCAAAATTCAGCACAGCAAGAAAAGTTTAAGGAAGCGGCCACGATGCGGAATCTGGACAAGGTCATCGAAACTATTCCCGATGGTATTGTTACTGTGGATATAAATGGTCGTTTTACCTTTGCTAACGCTGCCGCAGAAAAAATATTAGGTGTTGAGCGCTCGAAAATTATCGGTCGTGCATACGATGATCCACCCTGGAAGATTACAGCTATTGATGACAAACCGCTTCCGAGCGAAAAACTCCCGGTTGCTAGGGTCTTTGACACCGGAAGACCAATATATAACATAGAGCTTGAAATTGAGCATCTTAACGGCAAAAAAATTGCGATCTCTGTAAATGTCGCTCCTCTTTGCGATGAACAGGGAAACCTAACCGGTGCGGTATTATCTTTTACCGACATCACCAGACAAAAGAAAGTCGAAGCTGCTTTGCGGGCATCTGAAAAGATGTATCGCAGCCTCATAGATAATGCTGGCGATGCCATATTTACCATTGACCTTGAAGGTAACTTTATTGGTGCAAACAAGGCTGCCGAAGAGCTTACCGGCTACACAAAAGACGAACTCCTAAAGATGAGATTCCCTCAGCTTTGTCCAAAATCGCAAGTTGAGAGAATCATTGCTGGTTTTAAGCAGGCGGTTAAGGTTGGGTCATGGTCGCTAACCGATATCTCGATACTGCGAAAAGATGGCAAAACAATCCCGGTGGATTTGACCGGAAAGTTAATCGAGCTCGATGGCAAAAAAATAGCCGAGGCAATAGTAAGAGATGTATCTGCCTGTAGGCGTGTGGAAGAATCCCTTAAGGAAAACGAGGCCCGGTTCCGCAAAGTCTTTGATGAGGGCCCAATTGGCATGGCAATCACTGGGCATGACTTTAAGTTTCTGAGGGTAAACCCAAGGCTTTGCGAGATGACCGGATACACCGAAGAAGAGCTCACGAAAATGACCTTTGCTGATATAACTTACCCTGAGGATATAGATACGGATGTTCAGCTGGCACGCAAGCTGTTTAAGGGCGAGGTGCCCTTTTTTAATATCGAAAAGCGTTATGTCAAAAAAAGTGGAGAGATATTCTGGATTAGTCTAAGTGCAAGCTTGATACGCGATGAGCAAGGAAATCCACTATATGGGCTTGGTATGATTGAGGATATCTCTGAGCGCAAAAAAGCAGAGGAGGCTCTGCGTAGCTCCGAAGCCAAGTACCGCATGCTTGTTGAACAGATACCGGCAGTAACATATATCGCTTCAATTGACGGGTCAAATACAACTCTTTATATAAGTCCAAAAATAGAATCGCTGCTCGGCTACGAACCGAATGAGTTCATAGAAAATCCAGATTTTTGGGCGAACCGCATTCACCCGGATGATAGGGAGCGGGTAGTAGCTAAAGTCGGTCGCGCTCACGCAAATTGCACGCCGCTCGCAATAGAGTACCGTATGATAGCCAGCAACGGAAGGGTTGTATGGTTTAGGGATGAGGCTTTGCTGGTGCGCGATGAGTCTGGCAAACCGCTTTTCTACCAGGGAATCATGACTGATATCACCGATCGAAAACGAATTGAAGAAGCACTTAGGGAGAGCGAGGAGCGCTATAGAACCCTTTTTGAGGCTGCGACTGATGCCATATTTATACTGGACATTGGGGGAGAGAGACCCGGCAGGATTGTTGCTGCCAACCAGGCGGCGGCCGATATGCACGGCATGACGATTGATGAGATCCTTAAGATGCATATTACCGACCTTGATACGCCGGAGACTGCAAGACATAGCAGGGAAAGGGTGGAGCGCATACTTGCCGGAGAAACGATCAGGTTTGAGGGTGAGCATAGAAGAAAAGACGGCACAGTCTTTCCTGTGGAAGTTCACGCCAGTCTGGTTGAATTTGGCGGTCGTAAGTATATACAGGCCTTTGATCGGGATATAACCGAGAGCAAGCGGGCAAAAGAGCTAAGCGATGCGCTTAATTACATAAATGAGGCGATAAACTCGACCCTTGATTTTGATGAGGTCATGCGAAGAGTTGTCATCGAGTCCACGCAAGCTATAGGCTCTGAGGCGGCGGCAATAATCATGCATGAGGGCGATCGGTGGGTTGCAAAGTATGTCTTTGGGTTCCCGCCAAGTATTATAGGCATGCGCTTTACCGACAATGAAGCCAGAGCTCTTGTGCTTGCCGCAAAGACAAGAAGACTGGTTGCAGCAAATGACGCGCAGCATGACGCACGAGTCAATGGGGAGGAGATGGAAAAGTACGGTATCCGCTCGCTCTTATCAATCCCCTTGATCGTAAAAAATGAGGTCATCGGCGTACTCAGTTTTTACTACCGCTCGAAATCAGTGGTTTTTAGCGAAATCCAAATCGATTTTGCGACTAAACTGGCGACTTCTATCTCGCTTGCGCTGGAGAATGTGCGCCTTTATGAGGCCCAACACAAAATTGCAGATACCCTGCAAGAATCACTTCTTATTATGCCCGAGCACATTGAAGGGGTAAGCTTTGGCTATCTTTATCGCTCGGCAACTGAGGCTGCTAAGGTTGGCGGCGACTTCTATGATATATTTGAGATTGAGCACGGCAAGATCGGTATAATAATCGGCGATGTTTCGGGCAAGGGTATTGAGGCGACAGCTCTTACATCACTAGTTAAAAATACCATCAAGGCCCATGCCTATGAGGACCGCTTGCCGGCACTTGTAATAGCCAAGACCAACGACCTTGTGGTGAAGTCATCGCCACCCTCTGTATTCGTTACGGTGGTTTTCAGTATACTTGATACAGATACAGGTAAATTAACCTATTGTAATGCTGGCCATCCACCTGCAATAATCAAGAGGAGAAGTGGTAAGGTAGAGCTGCTTGACAAGCACTCACCAATAATTGGTGCGTTTCCCAAGCTCCATTACAGAAGTGGTAAGGTAACGCTAGAAAGTGGCGATATTTTACTTCTTTATACTGATGGCTTGATCGAGGCAAGGTGCAACGGCGGTTTTTACGGTGAGAAAAGGCTGGTCGAGTTTGTCCAGGGATTGAAATCGGTACAGGCCGGGGAGCTGCCGCAAAAGATATTCGATAAGGCAATGGAGTGCACTGGGTCAAAACTATCCGATGATGTGGCGATACTTGCTGTCTCGATTTAG
- a CDS encoding pyruvate ferredoxin oxidoreductase (catalyzes the formation of acetyl-CoA from pyruvate and coenzyme A), which translates to MATIKEISKREDLLSGGHRLCAGCGASIAVRQVLLGANAPVVAGSATGCLEVSTTPFPFTAWKTPFIHNAFENAAATISGVEAAYQALKRKGKINKDIKFVAFGGDGGTYDIGLQSLSGAMERGHNMVYVCYDNGAYMNTGIQRSGATPFGAATTTSPAGKVRAGKPQQRKDLTQIMAAHNIPYVAQASISHWKDLIEKAEKAFAVEGPAFLNVLAPCPRGWRIKSDETVEIAKLGVQTGFWPLYEVEDGEWKLNFKPKELKPITEFLKPQGRFAHLFKPANEHLLEEYQEQINKNWAQLKKRCGVE; encoded by the coding sequence ATGGCAACTATTAAAGAGATAAGTAAAAGAGAGGATCTCTTAAGCGGCGGCCACAGACTGTGTGCCGGTTGCGGTGCCTCCATTGCAGTGCGACAGGTACTGCTTGGGGCAAATGCTCCAGTTGTGGCGGGTTCCGCTACCGGGTGTCTTGAGGTCTCAACGACACCGTTTCCGTTTACTGCTTGGAAGACGCCGTTTATTCACAATGCTTTTGAGAACGCAGCGGCAACAATCTCTGGTGTTGAGGCAGCTTACCAGGCGCTTAAGAGAAAAGGCAAAATCAATAAAGATATAAAATTTGTTGCGTTCGGTGGAGATGGCGGAACGTATGATATCGGTCTGCAGTCGCTCTCTGGCGCTATGGAGCGCGGACATAACATGGTCTATGTTTGTTATGACAACGGAGCTTATATGAATACCGGCATCCAGCGCTCTGGCGCAACCCCGTTTGGTGCAGCAACCACGACTTCGCCGGCGGGTAAGGTTCGTGCCGGCAAGCCGCAGCAGAGAAAAGATCTTACGCAGATCATGGCGGCGCACAACATCCCATATGTTGCGCAGGCAAGCATCAGCCACTGGAAAGACTTGATTGAAAAGGCTGAGAAGGCATTTGCAGTCGAGGGCCCGGCATTTTTGAATGTGCTTGCCCCGTGCCCGCGCGGCTGGAGGATTAAAAGCGACGAGACGGTCGAGATCGCAAAGCTTGGTGTTCAGACCGGCTTTTGGCCCCTCTATGAAGTTGAAGACGGTGAGTGGAAGCTAAACTTCAAGCCGAAGGAACTAAAGCCGATTACTGAGTTTTTGAAGCCACAGGGGCGATTTGCACATCTTTTCAAACCGGCAAATGAACATTTGCTTGAGGAATACCAGGAGCAGATTAATAAGAACTGGGCGCAACTTAAGAAGCGCTGTGGCGTTGAGTAG
- the recR gene encoding recombination mediator RecR, giving the protein MSYYAGPVAGLIEELAKLPGIGPKTAQRLAFHLLKAPVGDAKKLARAIDEVKDKIRFCEECFNVTDKIKCEFCGDPTRDQAVICVVEEPKDIVALEKTGEFKGLYHVLQGAISPIDGIGPDDIRVKELLKRLQEKDVREVVIATNPNIEGEATAMYLAKLIKPLGIKVTRIASGLPVGGDLEYADEVTLGRALEGRREM; this is encoded by the coding sequence ATGTCCTATTATGCGGGACCTGTTGCCGGCCTCATCGAAGAGCTGGCTAAGCTTCCAGGAATTGGGCCGAAGACAGCCCAGCGACTAGCCTTTCACCTCCTTAAAGCCCCGGTTGGTGATGCAAAAAAACTTGCGCGGGCAATCGACGAGGTAAAGGACAAGATAAGGTTCTGCGAAGAGTGCTTTAATGTAACAGATAAAATCAAGTGCGAGTTTTGTGGCGACCCTACACGAGACCAGGCCGTTATCTGTGTTGTAGAGGAGCCTAAGGATATTGTCGCGCTTGAGAAAACAGGGGAGTTCAAAGGGCTTTACCACGTACTTCAGGGAGCAATCTCGCCAATTGATGGCATCGGGCCGGATGATATCCGGGTAAAGGAACTGCTAAAAAGACTGCAAGAGAAAGATGTACGAGAAGTAGTCATTGCCACCAACCCCAATATCGAGGGTGAAGCAACCGCTATGTATCTTGCCAAGCTCATAAAGCCGCTTGGAATAAAAGTAACAAGGATCGCCAGTGGTCTTCCCGTAGGTGGGGATTTAGAGTACGCGGATGAAGTAACTTTGGGCCGCGCCCTTGAAGGCAGACGTGAAATGTAG
- a CDS encoding YbaB/EbfC family nucleoid-associated protein, with product MKGPGFGGGGMGNMMKQIQKMQAEMAKVEQELAEIKVEASSGGGAVKAVVSGKQQLLEVKIDPSVVDPDDVEMLEDMVVAAVNEALRQSHEIAQKKLTAVTGPLAGGLGGLGLPGF from the coding sequence ATGAAGGGTCCAGGATTTGGCGGCGGCGGCATGGGAAATATGATGAAACAGATTCAAAAGATGCAGGCAGAGATGGCCAAAGTTGAGCAGGAACTCGCGGAAATCAAGGTGGAAGCAAGTTCGGGCGGTGGTGCGGTCAAGGCTGTTGTGTCGGGAAAGCAACAACTGCTGGAAGTTAAGATAGACCCCTCGGTTGTTGACCCGGATGACGTTGAGATGCTTGAGGACATGGTAGTTGCCGCGGTAAATGAGGCACTCAGGCAGTCGCATGAAATCGCCCAGAAAAAACTCACTGCAGTAACCGGTCCGCTTGCTGGCGGGCTCGGCGGGTTAGGACTGCCCGGTTTTTAG
- the tadA gene encoding tRNA adenosine(34) deaminase TadA, with amino-acid sequence MVNKDINYMKMAIEEAKRAARNGEVPVGAVIVCDDDVVARARNEREERASAIAHAEILAIEEASRKLGRWRLSDCTIYVTKEPCPMCAGAIFQARMKRLVYGPADKKSGAAGTLYNIVQDKRLNWQLEVKSGVLEEENIKLLQDFFRERRKGEQ; translated from the coding sequence ATGGTTAACAAAGATATTAATTATATGAAGATGGCGATTGAGGAGGCAAAGCGCGCAGCGCGGAATGGTGAAGTACCGGTTGGTGCGGTCATCGTCTGTGACGATGACGTAGTAGCGAGGGCAAGAAATGAGCGTGAAGAGCGTGCATCGGCAATTGCGCACGCTGAAATTCTTGCAATTGAGGAGGCTTCGAGAAAGCTCGGCCGCTGGAGGCTTTCGGATTGCACGATTTATGTCACAAAAGAGCCCTGCCCGATGTGCGCTGGTGCGATATTTCAGGCGCGGATGAAAAGGTTGGTCTACGGGCCTGCGGATAAGAAATCCGGCGCGGCAGGAACGCTTTACAATATCGTCCAGGATAAGCGCCTTAATTGGCAGCTCGAAGTCAAATCAGGCGTTCTTGAGGAAGAGAACATAAAGCTACTTCAGGATTTTTTTCGCGAGCGCCGTAAGGGCGAGCAATAA